A single window of Lysobacter oculi DNA harbors:
- a CDS encoding dipeptidase gives MRRLSLAAALFLCVGIAQAQATDASRKLAQSAVIVDTHIDAPGELMDAWRDLATDTDREFDWPKARAGGLDIAFMSVYTSPKQDADGSAFHIANQQIDAVMALAARAPEKFAVLTSPRDIKRLSKPGRVLLPMGMENGAPIGDDLKRLAFFHARGVRYITLAHSAANRIADSSYGVERKWNGLSPFGREVVAEMNRLGIMVDVSHLSDASALEAIRLSRVPVVATHSGMRHFTPGFERNASDEVAKAIAAKDGVVQITFGTGFVNPKAAADMQEKFRESAALQARNAAARAAGQPTQDEAAWSKAWDAAHAVPPTGIDAVVAQIVYAVKLIGADHVGIGSDFDGVGGALPDGLRTVADYPNLIAALQEAGLSDADIRKVMGANLLRVWTAVEAGAKP, from the coding sequence ATGCGCCGATTGAGCCTCGCTGCCGCTCTTTTCCTGTGTGTCGGTATCGCGCAGGCACAGGCCACCGACGCTTCGCGCAAACTGGCGCAGAGCGCCGTGATCGTCGATACCCATATCGACGCCCCCGGCGAATTGATGGATGCCTGGCGCGACCTCGCCACCGATACCGACCGCGAGTTCGACTGGCCGAAGGCACGGGCCGGCGGTCTGGATATCGCCTTCATGTCGGTCTACACCTCACCCAAGCAGGACGCCGACGGCAGCGCCTTCCACATCGCCAACCAGCAGATCGATGCGGTGATGGCGCTGGCCGCACGTGCGCCCGAAAAGTTCGCGGTGCTGACATCGCCGCGCGACATCAAGCGTCTGTCCAAGCCCGGCCGCGTCCTGCTGCCGATGGGCATGGAGAACGGCGCGCCGATCGGCGACGACCTCAAGCGCCTCGCGTTTTTCCATGCGCGTGGCGTGCGCTACATCACCCTCGCGCACAGCGCCGCCAACCGCATCGCCGACTCCTCCTACGGCGTCGAGCGCAAGTGGAACGGGCTGTCGCCGTTCGGCCGCGAGGTGGTGGCCGAGATGAACCGCCTCGGCATCATGGTCGATGTCTCGCACCTGTCGGATGCCTCGGCGCTGGAAGCGATCCGCCTCAGCCGCGTGCCGGTCGTCGCCACGCATTCCGGCATGCGCCACTTCACGCCCGGCTTCGAGCGCAACGCCAGCGATGAAGTGGCGAAGGCCATCGCGGCGAAGGATGGCGTGGTGCAGATCACCTTCGGCACCGGCTTCGTCAACCCGAAAGCCGCCGCCGACATGCAGGAAAAATTCCGCGAATCCGCTGCATTGCAGGCCCGCAACGCCGCCGCCCGCGCGGCCGGCCAACCTACGCAGGACGAAGCCGCCTGGAGCAAGGCCTGGGACGCCGCACACGCGGTGCCGCCGACCGGCATCGATGCGGTCGTCGCGCAGATCGTCTACGCGGTGAAGCTGATCGGCGCCGACCACGTCGGCATCGGCTCGGATTTCGATGGCGTCGGCGGCGCCCTGCCCGATGGCCTGCGCACCGTCGCCGACTATCCCAACCTGATCGCCGCCCTGCAGGAAGCGGGCCTGTCCGATGCCGACATCCGCAAAGTCATGGGCGCCAACCTGCTGCGCGTCTGGACCGCCGTCGAAGCCGGCGCGAAACCCTGA
- a CDS encoding MerC domain-containing protein: MPTPAPRLQHADRVGFAASMLCAIHCAAMPLVLAFLPTLGLGAGGWIDIDQAIVVFATLLAATTLTLGWRRHRAYHAWGLLLPALGLLWFATFGPFHSHAGDTHAWLHAGLMVAGGLLLAAAHLTNMRLTHRAGPERA; encoded by the coding sequence ATGCCCACCCCGGCTCCCCGCCTGCAGCACGCCGACCGCGTGGGTTTCGCGGCCTCGATGCTGTGCGCGATCCACTGCGCCGCGATGCCGCTGGTGCTGGCTTTCCTGCCGACGCTGGGGCTGGGGGCGGGCGGCTGGATCGACATCGACCAGGCCATCGTGGTCTTCGCCACCTTGCTGGCCGCCACCACGCTGACATTGGGCTGGCGCCGTCATCGCGCCTACCACGCCTGGGGCCTGTTGCTGCCGGCGCTGGGCCTGCTCTGGTTCGCCACCTTCGGGCCGTTCCACTCCCATGCCGGGGACACGCACGCCTGGTTGCATGCCGGGCTGATGGTGGCCGGTGGCCTGCTGCTGGCGGCGGCCCACCTGACCAACATGCGGCTCACCCACCGCGCCGGGCCGGAACGCGCTTGA
- a CDS encoding UDP-2,3-diacylglucosamine diphosphatase: protein MTTLFIADLHLEDARPETTDAFIRFLRDEARGADALYILGDLFEAWVGDDDPSDTGARTAEALATLAAKGTQIAFIHGNRDFLLGHDYAARCRMRLLPDPAMIVIDGTPTLIGHGDLYCTSDAGYQQFRAMTRNPQWRAQFLSQPLAARLTFAQQAREASKARYGELQQAGTAETVTDVTPAAVDGAFERYGIRRIIHGHTHRPAVHDHGAGRERIVLGDWYQGPARFLRANEKDLQLQAFPLDP, encoded by the coding sequence ATGACCACGCTCTTCATCGCCGACCTGCATCTGGAAGATGCGCGCCCCGAAACCACCGATGCCTTCATCCGCTTCCTGCGCGATGAAGCCCGCGGCGCGGACGCGCTTTACATCCTCGGCGACCTGTTCGAGGCCTGGGTGGGCGATGACGACCCGTCAGACACCGGCGCGCGCACGGCGGAAGCACTCGCAACTCTGGCCGCCAAAGGCACCCAGATCGCCTTCATCCACGGCAACCGCGATTTCCTGCTCGGCCACGATTACGCCGCGCGCTGCCGGATGCGCCTGCTGCCCGACCCGGCGATGATCGTGATCGATGGCACGCCGACGCTGATCGGCCACGGCGACCTGTACTGCACCAGCGATGCCGGCTACCAGCAGTTCCGCGCGATGACCCGCAACCCGCAGTGGCGCGCGCAGTTCCTGTCGCAGCCGCTGGCCGCACGCCTGACCTTCGCGCAGCAGGCGCGCGAGGCCAGCAAGGCGCGTTACGGCGAACTGCAGCAGGCCGGCACCGCCGAAACTGTCACCGATGTCACCCCGGCCGCCGTCGATGGCGCGTTCGAGCGCTACGGCATCCGCCGCATCATCCACGGCCACACGCATCGACCTGCCGTACACGACCATGGCGCGGGCCGCGAGCGCATCGTGCTGGGCGACTGGTACCAAGGCCCGGCGCGTTTCCTCCGCGCCAACGAAAAAGACCTGCAATTGCAGGCCTTCCCGCTGGATCCCTGA
- a CDS encoding TonB-dependent receptor, with amino-acid sequence MPPRLHVARPARHPLSLALTLALALPAAQALAQDARPADPHRQDAHQLDRVVVKASPLHQTADELVRPVNVLAGEKLDEEKSTTLGRTLERTPGIQSSSFGPGVGRPIIRGLEGARVQVTSGGMGSGDVSTLSADHAVSVEPFLANQIEVMKGPATLLYGSGAIGGAVNVIDGRTPDALSADPFSGRVELRAGSVDRERTGMFRIDGSTHATGSGLVFHADGLMRDSGDIRIPGDAESAAHLAAEGETPDPATRGTLPNSAVSTRSGALGMTWVGERGHLGISSSLFETRYGVPGHSHEGHDHGHGTPTPDAHDGEEAGVHIGLSQRRHELHGGLDDVGLFQTLRFKLARTNYTHTEFEGAAVGTVFDNRSTEGRLELVHRPLAGWNGAFGLQASTRDFNAVGDEAFVPPTQGRDVGMFWLGQRDFGAVKLELGARHDRNRIDSTPQPLLPTRVPERDFSTNHLSGALRWDVDDALHLRLGIDRAQRAPGAEELYSNGHHVATGNIEVGDDRLRPETANRVELGAGWQAGRLKLGATAYAVRYNDYLYLAPLLKRDTSGGFVAVTDGGTPVQAWTQSDARFHGLELEGTFTAFDSDAGHLDVRLFGDAVRGRLTGDGMRAADLRIMHGDHTHRRVGELAQSGHLPRIAPDRVGGELRWEADAWRASVGAIRTMKQGRTALGESATPGYTLVDAHFAWHGDTAAGNGWEVFMDGHNLLDAEARPHTSFLKDVAPQAGRGFVGGVRYYF; translated from the coding sequence ATGCCCCCACGCCTTCACGTTGCACGTCCTGCCCGCCACCCCTTGAGCCTTGCGCTGACGCTCGCCCTGGCCCTTCCCGCTGCCCAGGCGCTGGCGCAGGACGCCCGGCCCGCCGACCCGCACCGCCAGGACGCCCATCAACTCGACCGCGTGGTGGTGAAGGCCTCGCCGCTGCACCAGACCGCCGATGAACTGGTCCGCCCGGTCAACGTGCTGGCCGGCGAAAAACTGGACGAGGAGAAGAGCACCACGCTCGGTCGGACGCTGGAACGCACGCCGGGCATCCAGAGTTCGTCGTTCGGGCCCGGCGTGGGCCGGCCGATCATCCGCGGGCTGGAGGGCGCGCGCGTGCAGGTCACCAGCGGCGGCATGGGCAGCGGCGATGTCTCCACGCTCAGCGCCGACCACGCGGTCAGCGTCGAGCCCTTCCTCGCCAACCAGATCGAGGTGATGAAGGGCCCGGCCACCCTGCTCTACGGCAGCGGCGCGATCGGCGGCGCGGTGAACGTGATCGACGGCCGCACGCCGGATGCGCTCAGCGCCGATCCCTTCAGTGGCCGCGTCGAGCTGCGTGCCGGCAGCGTGGACCGCGAGCGCACAGGCATGTTCCGCATCGACGGCAGCACCCACGCCACCGGCAGCGGCCTGGTCTTCCACGCCGACGGCCTGATGCGCGACAGCGGCGACATCCGCATCCCCGGTGATGCCGAAAGCGCCGCGCATCTCGCCGCCGAAGGCGAAACGCCCGACCCGGCCACCCGCGGCACCTTGCCCAACAGCGCGGTGAGCACGCGCAGTGGCGCGCTGGGGATGACGTGGGTCGGCGAACGCGGCCATCTCGGTATCAGCAGCAGCCTGTTCGAAACCCGATATGGGGTGCCCGGCCATTCGCACGAAGGCCACGATCACGGTCACGGCACGCCCACCCCCGATGCGCATGATGGAGAGGAAGCCGGCGTCCACATCGGCCTGTCGCAGAGGCGGCACGAACTGCATGGCGGGCTGGACGATGTCGGCCTCTTCCAGACCCTGCGTTTCAAGCTGGCGCGCACCAATTACACGCACACCGAATTCGAAGGCGCGGCGGTTGGCACGGTGTTCGACAACCGCAGCACCGAAGGCCGGCTGGAGCTGGTGCATCGCCCGCTGGCCGGCTGGAACGGCGCGTTCGGACTGCAGGCATCGACGCGCGATTTCAACGCGGTCGGCGACGAGGCCTTCGTGCCGCCGACGCAGGGCCGCGACGTCGGCATGTTCTGGTTGGGCCAGCGCGATTTCGGCGCGGTGAAGCTTGAACTCGGCGCGCGCCACGACCGCAACCGCATCGACAGCACCCCGCAACCGCTGTTGCCGACGCGCGTGCCCGAACGCGATTTCTCCACCAACCACCTGTCCGGCGCGTTGCGCTGGGATGTCGATGACGCGTTGCATCTGCGGCTCGGCATCGACCGCGCACAGCGGGCGCCGGGCGCGGAGGAGCTGTATTCCAACGGCCACCACGTCGCCACCGGCAACATCGAAGTCGGCGATGACCGGCTGCGGCCCGAGACCGCGAACCGTGTCGAACTGGGCGCGGGCTGGCAGGCGGGGCGTCTGAAACTCGGCGCGACCGCCTACGCCGTGCGCTACAACGACTACCTCTATCTCGCGCCGCTGTTGAAGCGCGACACAAGCGGCGGCTTCGTCGCCGTGACCGATGGCGGCACGCCGGTGCAGGCCTGGACGCAGTCCGATGCGCGCTTCCACGGACTGGAACTGGAAGGCACGTTCACGGCTTTCGACAGCGATGCCGGCCACCTCGACGTGCGGCTGTTCGGCGATGCCGTGCGCGGACGTCTGACCGGCGACGGCATGCGTGCCGCCGACCTGCGCATCATGCATGGCGACCACACGCATCGCCGCGTCGGTGAACTGGCACAAAGCGGCCATCTGCCGCGTATCGCGCCTGATCGCGTCGGTGGCGAACTGCGTTGGGAAGCGGATGCCTGGCGCGCTTCAGTCGGCGCCATCCGCACCATGAAACAGGGCCGCACCGCCCTCGGCGAAAGCGCCACGCCGGGCTACACGCTGGTCGATGCGCACTTCGCCTGGCATGGCGACACGGCCGCCGGCAACGGCTGGGAAGTCTTCATGGACGGCCACAACCTGCTGGACGCGGAAGCGCGCCCGCATACCTCGTTCCTGAAGGATGTCGCGCCGCAGGCCGGGCGCGGCTTTGTAGGCGGCGTGCGCTACTACTTCTGA
- the hutI gene encoding imidazolonepropionase has protein sequence MTDERSGLILGATLATLDGDTGYALVEDAALAWREGVITYAGPRTGLPAEFAGGGIEIDGLVTPGLVDCHTHVVFAGDRAHEFEMRLEGATYEEIARAGGGIASSVKAVRAASEDALFAESLPRVQALIADGVTTLEIKSGYGLDLDNERKMLRVARRIGEHCGVTVRTTYLAAHALPPEYAGRADDYIDAVIQWLPKLHAEGLVDAVDAFCEGIGFSPAQTRLVFEAARALGLPVKLHADQLSDLNGAALAAEFGGLSADHIEYTNARGVIAMRDAGTVAVLLPGAFHVLRETKFPPLDALREAGVPMAVATDCNPGTSPLLSLRQAMQLACTHFKLTPEEALRGATTHGARALGLHADRGVLRAGMRADFVHWSVPRPAALCYWLGGRLARSVYAGGHCIHREPPCAD, from the coding sequence ATGACGGATGAACGCAGCGGACTGATCCTCGGCGCCACCCTGGCGACCCTCGATGGCGACACCGGCTACGCGCTGGTCGAAGACGCCGCCCTCGCCTGGCGCGAAGGCGTGATCACCTACGCCGGCCCGCGCACGGGATTGCCGGCGGAATTCGCGGGCGGCGGCATCGAGATCGATGGCCTGGTGACGCCCGGGCTGGTCGATTGCCACACGCACGTGGTGTTCGCCGGCGACCGCGCGCATGAATTCGAGATGCGGCTGGAAGGCGCGACCTACGAAGAGATCGCACGCGCCGGTGGCGGCATCGCCTCCAGCGTCAAGGCGGTGCGCGCCGCCAGCGAAGACGCGCTGTTCGCCGAATCATTGCCGCGCGTGCAAGCGCTGATCGCCGATGGCGTGACCACGCTGGAGATCAAATCCGGCTACGGGCTGGACCTCGACAACGAACGCAAGATGCTGCGGGTCGCGCGACGCATCGGCGAACACTGCGGCGTCACCGTTCGCACGACCTACCTCGCGGCACACGCATTGCCGCCGGAATACGCAGGCCGCGCCGATGACTACATCGATGCCGTCATCCAATGGCTGCCGAAGTTGCACGCGGAAGGATTGGTCGATGCGGTTGACGCGTTCTGCGAAGGCATCGGCTTTTCGCCCGCGCAGACGCGTCTCGTGTTCGAAGCGGCACGTGCGCTCGGCCTGCCGGTCAAGCTGCACGCCGACCAGTTGAGCGATCTCAATGGCGCCGCACTCGCGGCGGAATTCGGCGGACTGTCGGCCGACCACATCGAATACACCAACGCGCGCGGCGTGATCGCGATGCGCGATGCCGGCACCGTCGCGGTGCTGTTGCCCGGCGCCTTCCACGTGTTGCGCGAAACCAAGTTTCCGCCACTCGATGCCCTGCGCGAAGCCGGCGTGCCGATGGCCGTCGCCACCGACTGCAATCCCGGCACCTCGCCGCTGCTCTCGCTGCGACAAGCCATGCAACTGGCCTGCACGCATTTCAAACTCACGCCGGAAGAAGCCCTGCGCGGCGCCACCACGCATGGCGCGCGTGCGCTCGGACTGCATGCGGATCGCGGCGTGCTGCGCGCGGGCATGCGCGCCGACTTCGTTCACTGGTCGGTGCCGCGACCGGCCGCACTCTGCTACTGGCTGGGCGGGCGGCTCGCGCGTTCGGTCTATGCTGGCGGCCACTGCATCCACCGGGAACCGCCATGCGCCGATTGA
- a CDS encoding transcriptional repressor has product MSGSAHHCTDPDHHVDDAAAFVAAVERACGERGLRLTPIRAHVLQLIADAGQPIKAYDLLDRVRSGDGPGAAAPPTVYRALDFLMANGFVHKLESVNAFVACHHPNAAQHSVPFLICNRCHAAVELEDEGVVAALDARARELGFLPQAQTLEVHGLCARCAG; this is encoded by the coding sequence ATGAGCGGCAGCGCCCACCACTGCACCGACCCGGACCACCACGTCGATGACGCGGCGGCCTTCGTCGCGGCGGTCGAGCGGGCCTGTGGCGAGCGCGGCCTGCGCCTCACGCCGATCCGCGCCCACGTGCTGCAGCTGATCGCCGACGCCGGCCAGCCGATCAAGGCCTACGACCTGCTCGACCGCGTCCGCAGCGGCGATGGCCCCGGCGCCGCCGCGCCGCCCACGGTCTATCGCGCGCTCGACTTCCTCATGGCCAACGGCTTCGTGCACAAGCTGGAGTCGGTCAACGCCTTCGTCGCCTGCCACCACCCCAACGCCGCGCAGCACTCGGTGCCCTTCCTCATCTGCAACCGCTGCCATGCGGCGGTGGAATTGGAGGATGAAGGCGTCGTCGCCGCGCTCGACGCCCGCGCGCGTGAACTTGGTTTCCTGCCGCAGGCGCAGACGCTGGAAGTCCACGGCCTCTGCGCGCGTTGCGCCGGCTGA
- the gltX gene encoding glutamate--tRNA ligase, which yields MTVRTRFAPSPTGYLHIGGARTALYCWLAARRAGGQFVLRIEDTDRERSTQAAIDAILEAMDWLGLGYDEGPIYQTHRLDRYREVAEQLVAEGKAYYAYESREELDAMREAAMAAGDKPRYRGKYRDENAGWRDDPNRVIRFRNPDEGSVVFDDLVKGRIEWQNGELDDLVIFRPDGYATYNFAVVVDDIDMAISHVVRGDDHVNNTPRQINLYHALGKQPPLFAHLPMILDEQGAKLSKRTGAADVMQYRDAGYLPHALLNYLVRLGWSHGDQEIFSIAEMTALFDLKDVNAKASRLDSAKLGWLNQQYLKNDAPEDVAKHLVWHLEQAGYDLARGPAAADIVIALRDRVQTLKEMAEKSAVWFTALDAYDDAAVAKHLTEAARAPLADARERLAALPAWNAEAIGEALKATVEALGIGMGKLAQPMRVAITGTQVSPDISHTVYLAGRDEALARIDAALAKIPAA from the coding sequence ATGACCGTCCGCACCCGTTTCGCCCCCAGTCCCACCGGTTACCTGCACATCGGCGGCGCGCGCACCGCGCTGTACTGCTGGCTGGCGGCGCGTCGCGCGGGCGGGCAGTTCGTGCTGCGCATCGAGGACACCGACCGCGAGCGCAGCACCCAGGCCGCCATCGACGCCATCCTCGAAGCGATGGACTGGCTTGGCCTGGGCTATGACGAAGGCCCGATCTACCAGACCCATCGCCTCGACCGCTACCGCGAAGTCGCCGAGCAGCTGGTGGCGGAGGGCAAGGCCTACTACGCCTACGAGAGCCGCGAGGAACTCGATGCGATGCGCGAGGCGGCGATGGCGGCCGGCGACAAGCCGCGCTATCGCGGCAAGTACCGCGACGAGAACGCCGGCTGGCGCGACGACCCGAACCGCGTGATCCGCTTCCGCAACCCGGACGAAGGCAGCGTGGTGTTCGACGATCTGGTCAAGGGCCGCATCGAGTGGCAGAACGGCGAGCTGGACGACCTGGTGATCTTCCGCCCGGACGGTTACGCCACCTACAACTTTGCGGTGGTGGTGGATGACATCGACATGGCCATTTCGCATGTCGTACGCGGCGACGACCACGTCAACAACACGCCACGCCAGATCAACCTGTACCACGCGCTCGGCAAGCAGCCGCCGCTGTTCGCGCACCTGCCGATGATCCTCGACGAGCAGGGCGCAAAGCTCAGCAAGCGCACCGGCGCGGCGGACGTCATGCAGTACCGCGATGCCGGCTACCTGCCGCACGCGCTGCTCAACTACCTGGTGCGGCTGGGCTGGTCGCATGGTGACCAGGAGATCTTCTCGATCGCCGAGATGACCGCGCTGTTCGACCTGAAGGACGTCAACGCCAAGGCGTCGCGGTTGGATTCGGCCAAGCTCGGCTGGCTCAACCAGCAGTACCTGAAGAACGACGCGCCGGAGGATGTGGCGAAGCACCTGGTGTGGCATCTCGAACAGGCCGGCTATGACCTCGCGCGTGGCCCCGCCGCCGCCGACATCGTCATCGCCCTGCGTGACCGCGTGCAGACGTTGAAGGAGATGGCGGAGAAGTCGGCGGTCTGGTTCACCGCGCTCGATGCCTATGACGATGCCGCCGTGGCCAAACATCTCACCGAGGCCGCGCGTGCGCCGCTGGCCGATGCCCGCGAACGGCTGGCCGCGTTGCCGGCGTGGAATGCCGAGGCCATCGGCGAGGCGCTGAAGGCGACGGTCGAGGCACTCGGCATCGGCATGGGCAAGCTGGCGCAGCCGATGCGCGTCGCGATCACCGGCACCCAGGTCAGTCCGGACATCTCGCATACCGTCTATCTGGCCGGTCGCGACGAAGCGCTGGCGCGTATCGATGCCGCGCTGGCGAAAATCCCCGCGGCTTGA
- the purF gene encoding amidophosphoribosyltransferase: MCGIVGIVSHTEVAARLYDGLTVLQHRGQDAAGIATSNGRQLRVEKGNGLVSDVFDAGMMSQLQGHIGIAHCRYPTAGSEGSDEAQPFYVNSPYGIALAHNGNLINTEELRREVFEQDRRSVNTQSDSEVLLNVFAHELANQPGLDPDDAFTAVEGVMRRAKGGYAVICMVMGLGLVAFRDPNAIRPLVIGRRATPQGDEYALASESVALDLLGFERLRDVAPGEAIVVTNDGVLHHRICAEAVLSRPCIFEYVYFARPDSMMDNISVHKARMRMGVALGEKILRERPDHDIDVVIPIPDTSRDAALEIANVLGVKYREGFIKNRYVGRTFIMPGQGERAKSVRRKLNPIPLEFRNRVVLLVDDSIVRGTTSQQIVQMARDAGAKKVYLASAAPPVRYPNIYGIDMPTPQELIAHDRDEREIEQLIGCDWLVYQDLSDLEDAVAGPKHPGMKFDTSCFSGEYVTGVGAGYFEQLQAQRSDEAKAKRRA; the protein is encoded by the coding sequence ATGTGCGGCATCGTCGGCATCGTCAGCCACACCGAAGTGGCCGCGCGCCTCTATGACGGCCTGACCGTCCTGCAGCACCGCGGCCAGGACGCCGCCGGCATCGCCACCAGCAACGGCCGCCAGTTGCGCGTGGAAAAGGGCAACGGGCTGGTCAGCGACGTGTTCGACGCGGGGATGATGTCGCAGCTGCAGGGCCACATCGGCATCGCGCATTGCCGCTACCCGACCGCCGGCAGCGAGGGCAGCGACGAAGCCCAGCCGTTCTACGTCAACTCGCCCTACGGCATCGCGCTGGCGCACAACGGCAACCTGATCAATACCGAAGAACTGCGTCGCGAGGTCTTCGAACAGGACCGCCGCAGCGTCAACACGCAGTCGGATTCCGAAGTGCTGCTCAACGTGTTCGCGCACGAGCTCGCCAACCAGCCCGGGCTGGACCCCGATGACGCGTTCACCGCCGTCGAAGGCGTGATGCGCCGCGCCAAGGGTGGCTACGCGGTGATCTGCATGGTGATGGGCCTGGGCCTGGTCGCCTTCCGTGACCCGAACGCGATCCGCCCGCTGGTGATCGGCCGCCGCGCCACGCCGCAGGGCGACGAATACGCGCTGGCTTCGGAATCGGTGGCGCTCGACCTGCTCGGTTTCGAGCGGTTGCGCGATGTCGCGCCGGGCGAGGCCATCGTGGTGACCAATGACGGCGTGCTACACCATCGCATCTGCGCCGAGGCGGTGCTGTCGCGGCCGTGCATCTTCGAATACGTGTACTTCGCGCGCCCCGATTCGATGATGGACAACATCTCGGTGCACAAGGCACGGATGCGGATGGGCGTGGCGCTGGGCGAGAAGATCCTGCGCGAGCGGCCCGACCACGACATCGACGTGGTGATCCCGATCCCCGACACCAGCCGCGACGCCGCGCTGGAAATCGCCAACGTGCTCGGCGTGAAATACCGCGAGGGTTTCATCAAGAACCGTTACGTCGGCCGCACCTTCATCATGCCGGGGCAGGGCGAGCGCGCGAAGTCGGTGCGCCGCAAGTTGAACCCGATCCCGCTGGAGTTCCGCAACCGCGTGGTGCTGCTGGTCGACGACTCCATCGTGCGTGGCACCACCAGCCAGCAGATCGTGCAGATGGCCCGCGATGCCGGCGCCAAGAAGGTCTATCTCGCCTCCGCCGCGCCGCCGGTGCGCTATCCCAACATCTACGGCATCGACATGCCGACCCCGCAGGAACTCATCGCGCACGACCGCGACGAGCGCGAGATCGAGCAGCTGATCGGCTGTGACTGGCTAGTCTACCAGGACCTGTCCGATCTGGAAGACGCGGTGGCCGGGCCGAAGCATCCGGGCATGAAGTTCGATACGTCGTGCTTCTCCGGCGAATACGTGACCGGCGTGGGCGCGGGTTATTTCGAGCAGCTGCAGGCGCAGCGCTCCGACGAGGCCAAGGCCAAGCGACGCGCGTGA
- a CDS encoding ferritin-like domain-containing protein gives MVLDCDDVSRKPGLARAMAQGFRSGQLVVPDDAPPPSAECHCARPLKPRLVHPRELPRRGFGSDEGRAAFIHAVAHIEFNAIDLACDAVWRFRGMPEAFYADWVSVADDEARHFEMLRKRLQAFGRDYGDFDAHNGLWEMAVNTAHDGLARMALVPRVLEARGLDVTPGMITKLRALGDDATADILEVILREEIGHVAAGSRWYRWFCERAGVEPRARFHELLREYAGGVLHGPFNLEARLMAGFDEDELASLQSLAD, from the coding sequence ATGGTGCTCGATTGCGATGACGTGTCGCGCAAGCCCGGCCTCGCGCGCGCGATGGCGCAGGGCTTCCGTTCCGGCCAGCTGGTCGTGCCGGACGATGCACCGCCGCCTTCCGCCGAATGCCACTGCGCGCGTCCGCTGAAGCCGCGCCTCGTGCATCCACGCGAGCTGCCGCGTCGTGGTTTCGGCAGCGATGAAGGCCGGGCCGCCTTCATCCACGCCGTCGCCCACATCGAATTCAATGCCATCGACCTGGCCTGCGACGCGGTCTGGCGCTTCCGTGGCATGCCGGAAGCGTTCTATGCCGATTGGGTGTCCGTGGCCGATGACGAGGCACGCCACTTCGAAATGCTGCGCAAGCGCCTGCAGGCTTTCGGCCGCGACTACGGCGACTTCGACGCGCATAACGGGCTCTGGGAAATGGCCGTCAACACCGCCCACGATGGGTTGGCGCGGATGGCGCTGGTGCCGCGCGTGCTGGAAGCGCGCGGGCTGGATGTGACGCCGGGGATGATTACCAAGCTGCGTGCCCTCGGCGATGACGCGACCGCCGACATCCTCGAAGTGATCCTGCGCGAGGAGATCGGACATGTGGCCGCGGGTTCGCGCTGGTATCGCTGGTTCTGCGAACGCGCGGGCGTGGAGCCGCGTGCACGCTTCCACGAACTGCTGCGCGAATATGCCGGCGGCGTGTTGCACGGGCCGTTCAATCTGGAAGCGCGGCTGATGGCCGGCTTCGACGAAGACGAACTGGCGAGCCTGCAGTCGCTCGCGGATTGA
- a CDS encoding 30S ribosomal protein THX, which produces MGKGDRKTAKGKRYNCSYGNARAKAVIKSAGTAAAPVAKKATKTATKKVVAKKAAKAA; this is translated from the coding sequence ATGGGCAAGGGCGACCGCAAGACCGCCAAGGGCAAGCGTTACAACTGCAGCTACGGCAATGCCCGTGCCAAGGCCGTGATCAAGTCGGCCGGCACCGCTGCCGCGCCGGTGGCGAAGAAGGCCACCAAGACCGCGACCAAGAAGGTGGTGGCGAAGAAGGCCGCCAAGGCCGCCTGA